One genomic region from Yarrowia lipolytica chromosome 1C, complete sequence encodes:
- a CDS encoding uncharacterized protein (Compare to YALI0C00209g, similar to uniprot|P32784 Saccharomyces cerevisiae YBL011w SCT1 suppresses a choline-transport mutant), with protein MSETDHLLAAEPVAEYPQYTPWPNSRKSVDTEFSATSWIYDLVLWIFTACFDIFFREIRPRGAFRIPRKGPVLFVAAPHANQFVDPVILMNQVKQEAGRRISFLVAEKSMRRAAVGRMARSMNSIPVVRAQDNAKKGEGKIYVDAEDPTKIHGIGTQFTKQCEVRGLVVCSSSVGSIDVAEIVSDTLLIARKEFKGPKAKEALKESNGGITYKYADYVNQATVYRSVFDKLHHGGCVGIFPEGGSHDRTELLPLKAGVAIMALGALAEDPSCGVRIVPCGLNYFHAHKFRSRAVVEFGSPIAIPPDLVEKYKAGGEAKREAVKTVLDITAAGLKSVTVQVQDFDTLMLIQAIRRLYRPPGKKIPLPMVVELNRRLVYAYNHYKDDPRIEEMKQEIRKYNKFLQAMGLKDHQVEKARISKIEILGRLLYRSIKLVFLSIGCLPGLLLFSPIFIISKSISKTKAKEALKASSVKIKANDVVATWKVLVAMGLTPVLYILYSLVGSVVIRKLDLISWFPTILLPGLVLSIIITTSYAALAMGEAGMDIFKSLRPLALALNPSTKNSLLKLQNERKRLVLKSSELVTSLGPELFPDFPENSILQGSDKFEDEENYENEKRSHSRSTSATSLSAMSEGDGDELVREVRKGASYFPVSTISEDEDQAISRVGSEASLADIPLFGMSRSQSGASLSEASTHGSSTGADAEEAKTEVTRRIALAMEEKRREQDEE; from the coding sequence ATGTCCGAAACCGACCATCTGCTGGCCGCCGAGCCCGTGGCTGAGTACCCCCAGTACACGCCTTGGCCCAACTCCCGAAAATCAGTGGACACGGAGTTTTCCGCAACCTCGTGGATTTACGACTTGGTTCTGTGGATTTTCACGGCTTGCTTTGACATTTTTTTCAGAGAAATCCGGCCACGTGGTGCCTTCCGAATCCCCAGAAAGGGCCCCGTGCTGTTCGTGGCTGCCCCCCACGCAAACCAGTTTGTGGACCCCGTCATCCTCATGAACCAGGTCAAACAGGAGGCCGGACGACGAATCTCCTTCCTTGTGGCCGAGAAGTCCATGCGACGAGCTGCAGTCGGACGAATGGCCCGAAGCATGAACTCAATTCCTGTCGTGCGAGCTCAGGACAATGCAAAAAAGGGAGAGGGAAAGATTTACGTCGACGCAGAGGACCCCACAAAGATCCACGGAATCGGCACCCAGTTCACGAAGCAGTGCGAGGTGCGAGGCCTCGTGGTCTGCTCGTCCTCTGTCGGCTCAATTGACGTGGCTGAGATTGTGTCCGACACTCTGCTCATTGCAAGAAAGGAATTCAAGGGCCCCAAagccaaggaggctctcaaggaaTCCAACGGAGGAATcacatacaagtacgccgACTACGTCAACCAGGCCACAGTCTACCGATCCGTATTCGACAAATTGCACCATGGAGGCTGTGTGGGTATCTTCCCAGAGGGAGGATCTCATGACCGAACCGAACTGCTGCCCCTTAAGGCCGGTGTTGCTATCATGGCTCTGGGGGCTCTCGCAGAGGACCCCTCTTGTGGTGTGCGAATCGTCCCCTGTGGTCTCAACTACTTCCACGCCCACAAGTTCCGATCTCGGGCCGTGGTGGAGTTTGGCTCTCCTATTGCCATTCCTCCGGATCTCGTGGAGAAGTACAAGGCAGGAGGAGAGGCCAAGCGGGAGGCTGTCAAGACCGTTCTAGACATTACTGCCGCTGGTCTCAAGTCTGTGACTGTTCAGGTGCAGGATTTCGACACCCTGATGCTGATCCAGGCCATTCGACGACTCTACCGACCTCCCGGAAAGAAGATTCCTCTGCCCATGGTTGTAGAGCTCAACCGTCGACTTGTATACGCCTACAACCACTACAAGGACGATCCCCGTATCGAGGAGATGAAGCAGGAGATTCGAAAGTACAACAAGTTCCTGCAGGCCATGGGTCTCAAGGACCATCAGGTAGAGAAGGCCCGAATCTCCAAGATTGAGATTCTGGGCCGGCTTCTGTACCGGTCCATCAAGCTTGTGTTCTTGTCCATTGGCTGTCTCCCCGGTCTGCTTTTGTTTTCTCCCATCTTCATCATTTCTAAGTCCATTTCCAAaaccaaggccaaggaggctctcaaggcctCCAGTGTCAAAATCAAGGCTAACGATGTGGTTGCCACTTGGAAGGTGCTGGTTGCAATGGGTCTGACCCCAGTTCTTTACATTCTCTATTCACTGGTTGGATCTGTGGTGATTCGAAAGCTCGATCTCATCTCCTGGTTCCCCACAATTCTTCTTCCCGGCCTCGTTTTAAGCATCATCATCACAACCTCATACGCCGCCCTGGCTATGGGAGAGGCCGGTATGGACATTTTCAAGTCTCTTCGACCACTTGCATTGGCTCTCAACCCTTCCACCAAAAACTCTCTGCTCAAGCTGCAAAATGAACGAAAGCGACTTGTGCTCAAGTCTTCCGAGCTCGTTACCTCTTTGGGCCCTGAGCTGTTCCCCGACTTCCCCGAGAACTCCATTCTGCAGGGAAGCGATAAGtttgaggacgaggagaacTACGAAAACGAGAAGCGATCGCATTCCAGATCCACTTCTGCCACTTCTCTATCTGCCATGAGCGAGGGAGACGGTGATGAGCTTGTTCGGGAGGTCCGAAAGGGTGCTAGCTACTTCCCTGTGAGTACCATTTCTGAGGACGAAGACCAAGCCATCTCGCGAGTGGGCTCTGAGGCATCTCTTGCTGACATTCCTCTGTTTGGTATGTCCCGATCACAATCTGGAGCTTCTCTTTCGGAAGCCTCCACACACGGCTCTTCTACTGGAGCTGATGCCGAGGAGGCTAAGACGGAGGTGACTCGCAGAATTGCATTGGCGATGGAGGAAAAACGACGAGAGCAGGATGAGGAATAA
- a CDS encoding uncharacterized protein (Compare to YALI0C00231g, similar to uniprot|Q99156 Yarrowia lipolytica Lipase 1 precursor (EC 3.1.1.3)), with amino-acid sequence MTTIHSEKLNGTFEGTETDGVLEWKNIQYATITKRYDVPIVKTDYQGKVVDCTKDGPICPQIANRYDAHDGDVWSDELLCLNLRISKPKSAIGKKLPVFAFIHGGANMIGSIYGDNPVPFVKQSETIGKPFIVVQIEYRLGMFGYITNKDGRANWGARDQWAAAEWIQHFIGEFGGDTDMITLGGQSAGGMGTSYLSRRDAMEGTNLVNQVFMSSGSVGCFPPQTVEHLNIFRDLAAKKKGCKEEDLDDISKVSADELLDLQTKIGYPHGMFAYDDWFKEGIEDAVPKVEAAIISDNGFEGVIFTKKVHPDDKVEEVLNKTNLGKAVKKLYNIKSNADVCKFYGDQMLVLPNVTDAEKLRKAGAKVYRQFFDEIDPINPKMGARHAVDIFFMWHDNTDIDESENDLAKKYQTNLIKFTYKEAPWPEGEVCWIHDHKIEYGKFNPRQQCCELLKYKRSEVRELATDLGPDLTAPGGNII; translated from the coding sequence ATGACGACAATTCATTCTGAGAAACTCAATGGTACTTTTGAGGGTACTGAAACCGATGGCGTACTGGAGTGGAAGAATATCCAGTATGCTACCATTACCAAACGATACGACGTGCCTATTGTGAAGACCGACTACCAGGGCAAGGTAGTTGACTGTACGAAGGACGGCCCCATCTGTCCCCAGATTGCCAACCGATACGACGCCCATGATGGCGATGTATGGTCTGACGAGCTTCTGTGTCTCAATCTGCGAATCTCCAAACCCAAGAGTGCCATTGGCAAGAAGCTGCCTGTGTTTGCCTTCATTCATGGAGGAGCCAACATGATAGGTAGCATCTACGGAGATAATCCCGTTCCCTTTGTGAAGCAATCTGAGACGATTGGAAAGCCCTTTATCGTTGTTCAGATCGAGTATCGATTGGGTATGTTCGGAtacatcaccaacaaggaTGGACGTGCAAACTGGGGCGCTCGAGATCAgtgggctgctgctgaatgGATACAACACTTCATTGgcgagtttggaggagatACAGACATGATTACTCTGGGAGGTCAGTCAGCTGGAGGTATGGGAACCTCCTATCTCTCCCGCAGAGACGCCATGGAGGGTACAAACCTCGTCAACCAGGTATTCATGTCTTCTGGATCAGTGGGCTGTTTCCCTCCCCAAACTGTTGAGCATCTCAACATCTTTCGAGACCTAGCTGCCAAAAAGAAGGGATGCAAAGAGGAGGATCTTGATGATATTTCCAAGGTCAGCGCTGATGAACTTCTCGACCTACAGACCAAGATTGGATACCCTCATGGTATGTTTGCATATGACGACTGGTTCAAGGAAGGCATTGAAGATGCGGTTCCCAAGGTCGAGGCTGCTATCATCTCTGATAACGGCTTTGAGGGCGTCATCTTCACGAAGAAAGTGCATCCTGACGACAAGGTCGAAGAGgtgctcaacaagaccaaTCTCGGGAAAGCCGTCAAAAAGCTGTATAACATCAAGTCCAACGCCGACGTGTGCAAGTTCTATGGAGACCAGATGCTGGTACTACCTAATGTGACGGATGCTGAAAAGTTGCGAAAGGCCGGTGCCAAGGTCTACAGACAGTTCTTTGATGAAATTGACCCAATCAACCCCAAGATGGGCGCCCGACACGCCGTGGACATTTTCTTCATGTGGCACGACAACACGGACATCGACGAAAGCGAGAACgatctggccaagaagtaCCAGACCAACCTCATCAAGTTCACATACAAGGAGGCCCCCTGGCCGGAAGGCGAGGTGTGCTGGATTCATGACCACAAAATCGAATATGGCAAGTTCAATCCTCGACAACAGTGTTGCGAGCTGCTTAAGTACAAGCGGTCTGAAGTCAGAGAGCTGGCCACGGATCTGGGTCCTGATCTCACTGCCCCTGGAGGCAACATTATTTAA
- a CDS encoding uncharacterized protein (Compare to YALI0C00253g, highly similar to uniprot|P07342 Saccharomyces cerevisiae YMR108W Acetolactate synthase mitochondrial precursor (EC 4.1.3.18) (Acetohydroxy-acid synthase) (ALS) (AHAS), similar to Saccharomyces cerevisiae ILV2 (YMR108W); ancestral locus Anc_2.441) has translation MQSRLARRATNLARISRSKYSLGLRYVSNTKAPAAQPATAERSQPAPHFQGTVGKPPILKKAEAANADMDESFIGMSGGEIFHEMMLRHNVDTVFGYPGGAILPVFDAIHNSEYFNFVLPRHEQGAGHMAEGYARASGKPGVVLVTSGPGATNVITPMQDALSDGTPMVVFTGQVLTSVIGTDAFQEADVVGISRSCTKWNVMVKNVAELPRRINEAFEIATSGRPGPVLVDLPKDVTAAILREPIPTKSTIPSHSLTNLTSAAATEFQKQAIQRAANLINQSKKPVLYVGQGILGSEEGPKLLKELAEKAEIPVTTTLQGLGAFDERDPKSLHMLGMHGSGYANMAMQNADCIIALGARFDDRVTGSIPKFAPEARAAALEGRGGIVHFEIQAKNINKVVQATEAVEGDVTESVRQLIPLINKVSAAERAPWTETIQSWKQQFPFLFEAEGEDGVIKPQSVIALLSDLTENNKDKTIITTGVGQHQMWTAQHFRWRHPRTMITSGGLGTMGYGLPAAIGAKVARPDCDVIDIDGDASFNMTLTELSTAVQFNIGVKAIVLNNEEQGMVTQWQSLFYENRYCHTHQKNPDFMKLAESMGMKGIRITHIDQLEAGLKEMLAYKGPVLVEVVVDKKIPVLPMVPAGKALHEFLVYDADAEAASRPDRLKNAPAPHVHQTTFEN, from the exons ATGCAATCGCGACTCGCCCGACGGGCCACTAACCTggccagaatctccagatccaAGTATTCTCTTGGTCTGCGATATGTTTCCAACACAAAAGCCCCTGCTGCCCAGCCGGCAACTGCTGA ACGATCCCAGCCCGCTCCCCACTTCCAGGGCACCGTTGGCAAGCCTCCTATCctcaagaaggctgagGCTGCCAACGCTGACATGGACGAGTCCTTCATCGGAAtgtctggaggagagatCTTCCACGAGATGATGCTGCGACACAACGTCGACACTGTCTTCGGTTACCCCGGTGGAGCCATTCTCCCCGTCTTTGACGCCATTCACAACTCTGAGTACTTCAACTTTGTGCTCCCTCGACACGAGCAGGGTGCCGGCCACATGGCCGAGGGCTACGCTCGAGCCTCTGGTAAGCCCGGTGTCGTTCTCGTCACCTCTGGCCCCGGTGCCACCAACGTCATCACCCCCATGCAGGACGCTCTTTCCGATGGTACCCCCATGGTTGTCTTCACCGGTCAGGTCCTGACCTCCGTTATCGGCACTGACGCCTTCCAGGAGGCCGATGTTGTCGGCATCTCCCGATCTTGCACCAAGTGGAACGTCATGGTCAAGAACGTTGCTGAGCTCCCCCGACGAATCAACGAGGCCTTTGAGATTGCTACTTCCGGCCGACCCGGTCCCGTTCTCGTCGATCTGCCCAAGGATGTTACTGCTGCCATCCTGCGAGAGCCCATCCCCACCAAGTCCACCATTCCCTCGCATTCTCTGACCAACCTCACCTCTGCCGCCGCCACCGAGTTCCAGAAGCAGGCTATCCAGCGAGCCGCCAACCTCATCAACCagtccaagaagcccgTCCTTTACGTCGGACAGGGTATCCTTGGCTCCGAGGAGGGTCCTAAGCTGCTTAAGGAGCTGGCTGAGAAGGCCGAGATTCCCGTCACCACTACTCTGCAGGGTCTTGGTGCCTTTGACGAGCGAGACCCCAAGTCTCTGCACATGCTCGGTATGCACGGTTCCGGCTACGCCAACATGGCCATGCAGAACGCTGACTGTATCATTGCTCTCGGCGCCCGATTTGATGACCGAGTTACCGGCTCCATCCCCAAGTTTGCCCCCGAGGCTCGAGCCGCTGCCCTTGAGGGTCGAGGTGGTATTGTTCACTTTGAGATCCAGGCcaagaacatcaacaaggttGTTCAGGCCACCGAAGCCGTTGAGGGAGACGTTACCGAGTCTGTCCGACAGCTCATCCCcctcatcaacaaggtcTCTGCCGCTGAGCGAGCTCCCTGGACTGAGACTATCCAGTCCTGGAAGCAGCAGTTCCCCTTCCTCTTCGAGGCTGAAGGTGAGGATGGTGTTATCAAGCCCCAGTCCGTCATTGCTCTGCTCTCTGACCTGACAGAgaacaacaaggacaagaccatcatcaccaccggTGTTGGTCAGCATCAGATGTGGACTGCCCAGCATTTCCGATGGCGACACCCTCGAACCATGATCACTTCTGGTGGTCTTGGAACTATGGGTTACGGCCTGCCCGCCGCTATCGGCGCCAAGGTTGCCCGACCTGACTGCGACGTCATTGACATCGATGGTGACGCTTCTTTCAACATGACTCTGACCGAGCTGTCCACCGCCGTTCAGTTCAACATTGGCGTCAAGGCTATTGTCCTCAACAACGAGGAACAGGGTATGGTCACCCAGTGGCAGTCTCTCTTCTACGAGAACCGATACTGCCACACTCATCAGAAGAACCCCGACTTCATGAAGCTGGCCGAGTCCATGGGCATGAAGGGTATCCGAATCACTCACATTGACCAGCTGGAGGCcggtctcaaggagatgctCGCATACAAGGGCCCTGTGCTCGTTGAGGTTGTTGTCGACAAGAAGATCCCCGTTCTTCCCATGGTTCCCGCTGGTAAGGCTTTGCATGAGTTCCTTGTCTACGACGCTGACGCCGAGGCTGCTTCTCGACCCGATCGACTGAAGAATGCCCCCGCCCCTCACGTCCACCAGACCACCTTTGAGAACTAA
- a CDS encoding uncharacterized protein (Compare to YALI0C00275g, no similarity): MSLGKVMVEKTLENIPLEVVSEIFTQCDGTSLSRLCATSKRLRDIIHVYLPHKYYGALCTEHLPFRRFDARYVPKQPKEWVNECSKLFDCLNGLNKPIPFCFDEYVSIWTTSKLLIQSHEELAETPDKYEVSVADVVPETPQEVEDNESGQEDDEGSMSSDDNDTTQPEPRRLYTDPHKRLHFVHHEWLPQNSTPLNDSVPCRQKSWYTGGPPYTIGGRMEWIDSDGDILKHYGLDLRTGEASIEKQWDFRKFTELFVHPRDRPIMISPEGDIVAEVLYNGAYLVNFTKGWYYYFLEGVLHRVRGHVRQSSRAPIAEGLIDTHGTNGLHVWPLSDRFLFIKLEGGSMWCVHLVDWETGLWHFMMESEDTRVVILYPSYSGIIYVHGRNDYVVGLMPKFSADYTNLTWYEVSRNYGMQNTQSYYSLLFDFNYVPDTLTGRFAWGLDRIVDFESVTAEVAQGDSYAMVLNNEDGKVYCYVFLYHFTRSAIKFIREDLAEADGSITLDINRIFHEPVQ; the protein is encoded by the coding sequence ATGTCCCTGGGCAAAGTCATGGTGGAAAAGACTCTGGAAAATATACCTCTGGAAGTTGTTTCCGAAATATTCACCCAATGCGACGGCACATCTCTTTCCCGACTATGTGCCACTTCGAAACGGCTCCGTGATATCATTCATGTATACCTCCCCCACAAGTATTATGGCGCATTATGCACCGAGCACTTGCCTTTCCGACGTTTTGACGCCAGGTACGTACCCAAGCAGCCAAAAGAGTGGGTGAATGAGTGCAGTAAGCTCTTCGACTGTCTCAACGGGTTGAACAAGCCTATTCCTTTCTGCTTTGATGAGTATGTCTCTATCTGGACAACATCCAAGTTGCTAATTCAGAGTCacgaggagctggcagAGACTCCCGACAAATACGAGGTTTCGGTGGCCGATGTTGTTCCTGAGACTCCACAGGAGGTCGAGGATAACGAGAGTGGTcaggaggacgacgaagGATCCATGTCAAGTGATGATAATgacaccacacaaccagAGCCCAGAAGACTGTACACGGATCCACATAAAAGGCTGCATTTTGTGCATCATGAGTGGTTACCACAGAATTCAACGCCTCTAAATGATTCTGTTCCCTGTCGTCAAAAGTCCTGGTATACCGGTGGACCTCCATACACCATAGGAGGACGCATGGAGTGGATTGACTCTGATGGAGACATTTTGAAACACTATGGTTTGGATCTCAGAACAGGAGAGGCGAGTATTGAGAAGCAGTGGGACTTTAGGAAATTCACCGAGCTGTTTGTGCATCCTCGTGACAGACCAATCATGATCTCACCAGAGGGAGATATTGTCGCGGAGGTACTATACAATGGAGCCTATCTTGTCAACTTCACCAAAGGCTGGTATTATTACTTTTTGGAAGGAGTGCTACACAGAGTCAGGGGTCATGTTCGCCAGTCCAGCAGAGCACCCATAGCCGAAGGACTAATAGACACTCATGGTACCAACGGTCTTCATGTATGGCCGTTATCTGACAGGTTTCTGTtcatcaagctggaggGAGGCTCCATGTGGTGTGTGCATTTAGTTGATTGGGAAACTGGACTGTGGCATTTCATGATGGAGTCGGAAGACACTCGAGTAGTCATCTTGTATCCCAGCTACTCAGGCATCATTTATGTTCATGGGCGAAACGACTACGTGGTGGGACTCATGCCCAAATTCAGCGCCGACTACACGAACCTCACGTGGTACGAGGTTTCACGGAATTATGGGATGCAGAATACTCAGTCGTACTATTCTCTGCTGTTCGACTTTAACTACGTTCCTGATACTCTCACAGGTCGGTTTGCGTGGGGACTGGACCGCATTGTTGATTTTGAGAGTGTCACTGCGGAGGTAGCACAGGGGGACTCGTATGCCATGGTCCTCAACAACGAGGACGGAAAGGTATACTGCTATGTGTTTCTCTACCACTTCACCAGGAGCGCCATAAAGTTCATCAGGGAGGATCTTGCGGAGGCTGATGGGTCCATCACGCTGGATATCAACCGCATCTTCCATGAACCTGTTCAATGA
- a CDS encoding uncharacterized protein (Compare to YALI0C00297g, no similarity), with translation MLFNKTVLVSLVTAVLAGNVDKSTITVPPNPAAHPTYAPLSANDELIYVGEDSDGVIWIDEDNITYLDGEELYDGGDSDHEFIDVIDADEDDLQYDENGYNIEIDDSDPGREWTNPPPKEEWEWDESGQLWKKKECCETLYREKTFTKWIKQKPKTRTAWKTRYKTMLKTVIKTAYQTITKTYKLPVQTTTVKIPVTTTKTFKLPPVTVTETYQKDRTVVKTRTESETYDNPVTKTLHREYTVTETEYLKPTNDCKGKNDC, from the coding sequence AtgctcttcaacaagaCTGTATTGGTTTCTCTGGTAACCGCTGTTCTGGCGGGTAATGTGGACAAGTCCACTATCACAGTCCCGCCCAACCCTGCTGCCCATCCTACCTACGCTCCTCTGTCGGCGAATGATGAGCTCATCTACGTTGGCGAAGATAGCGATGGTGTCATCTGGATCGACGAGGACAACATCACCTACCTCGATGGTGAGGAACTTTACGATGGCGGGGACAGTGACCACGAGTTCATCGATGTCATTGACGCGGATGAAGACGATCTCCAGTACGATGAGAACGGATACAACATTGAGATCGATGATTCTGACCCTGGCCGAGAATGGACCAACCCCCCTcccaaggaggagtgggaGTGGGACGAGTCTGGAcagctgtggaagaagaaggagtgcTGCGAGACTCTGTACCGAGAAAAGACCTTCACCAAGTGGATCAAGCAGAAGCCCAAGACCCGAACCGCCTGGAAGACTCGGTACAAGACCATGCTTAAGACTGTGATCAAGACCGCCTACcagaccatcaccaagactTATAAGCTGCCTGTCCAGACCACCACGGTCAAGATCCCGGTCACTACCACCAAAACCTTCAAGCTTCCTCCAGTGACAGTCACGGAGACCTACCAGAAGGACCGTACTGTTGTCAAGACCCGAACTGAGTCTGAGACCTATGACAACCCTGTCACCAAGACCCTTCATCGAGAGTACACCGTTACAGAGACAGAGTACTTGAAGCCCACAAACGATTGCAAGGGCAAGAATGATTGCTAG
- a CDS encoding uncharacterized protein (Compare to YALI0C00319g, similar to uniprot|P47137 Saccharomyces cerevisiae Probable oxidoreductase YJR096W), giving the protein MSVSIPLRALSSGYNIPAIGLGVYQSADAETIVYEALKKGYRLVDTAQEYGNEAATCRGISKFLKETGTNRREVFYTTKLDDATGGYEGTMQLAEARLAEARKGGIDYIDLLLIHAPFSKSPYTETRLAAWKALTELVDGGAIRSIGVSNYGVKHLKEFWDADVKYKPVLNQVESSPWNVRQDIHDFCKSHNVIVEQYSPLCRGNRFKEPGVLKLADKYKKTPAQILIRWSLDKGMLPIPKTDNVDRLSPNLDVFDFNLTPQEVEDLQDLNSYTCYEWDPTVTK; this is encoded by the coding sequence ATGTCCGTTTCCATTCCTCTTCGAGCGCTGTCAAGCGGTTATAACATCCCTGCCATTGGTCTTGGCGTGTACCAGAGTGCAGACGCCGAAACCATTGTCTACGAGGCCCTCAAAAAGGGTTACAGACTGGTGGACACTGCCCAGGAGTATGGCAATGAAGCTGCCACTTGTCGGGGTATTTCCAAGTTCCTGAAGGAGACTGGAACTAACCGACGAGAGGTCTTTTACACCACCAAGCTGGACGACGCCACTGGAGGATATGAGGGCACCATGCAGCTGGCTGAGGCTCGCCTAGCTGAGGCTCGAAAGGGCGGTATTGATTACATTGATCTGCTTCTGATCCATGCTCCTTTCTCCAAGTCTCCCTACACCGAGACCCGACTGGCTGCTTGGAAGGCTCTTACCGAGCTGGTTGACGGAGGAGCCATTCGAAGCATTGGAGTGTCCAACTACGGAGTTAAGCATCTGAAGGAGTTCTGGGACGCTGATGTCAAGTACAAGCCTGTTCTGAACCAGGTTGAGTCTTCTCCCTGGAACGTGCGACAAGATATCCACGACTTTTGCAAGTCTCACAATGTCATTGTCGAACAATACTCTCCTCTGTGTCGAGGCAATCGATTTAAGGAGCCCGGTGTTCTCAAGCTGGctgacaagtacaagaagactCCTGCCCAGATTCTCATTCGATGGAGTCTGGATAAGGGAATGCTTCCCATTCCCAAGACCGACAACGTGGACCGTCTGAGTCCTAACCTCGACGTCTTTGATTTCAATCTGACTCCCCAAGAGGTCGAGGACCTTCAGGATCTCAACTCGTATACTTGTTACGAGTGGGACCCCACCGTTACCAAGTGA
- a CDS encoding uncharacterized protein (Compare to YALI0C00341g, no similarity) — protein MPSVTLSAKSTTAWLPSLDESDTESDQDSLFDHELPTFNEAVATTFISPRLTIEASRDLNIIDMTVKLTQKTRDSKTTLVQWNINSVKHKLVQPSSSEHTAESFMVPQGKHHFELAGFLDSTIPESIEITKKQPLSKVRLLGQKKSANDGKNKPPALYVVYRMEISWRKKKQLNPLGKPVEHFHSIPFYFRRQPIEQLSMPIVLSSAWAQKADTTYLFSAKTISFDDTIRANISISPLVKSLRLTSVHFSIIENEGDPVRVYNVYCQHYMTPDLLEQHENELKEIEESGYEYKQHFLDTCCKGNLLDYGSDHTDLNYKFSLRKFTDHINPTTKTSHPAPTSHSLQSTLRFSLLETQGNIKRRRFFDHNISTPVTIFHRENALSNDTDPSLPLPVRSVASLPEKQPPLPAYES, from the coding sequence ATGCCTTCAGTCACACTATCAGCCAAAAGCACCACGGCATGGCTGCCCAGTCTCGACGAGTCCGACACCGAAAGCGACCAGGACTCGCTGTTCGACCATGAACTGCCCACCTTCAACGAAGCTGTGGCCACCACCTTCATCTCCCCTAGGCTCACCATTGAGGCGTCACGAGACCTGAACATCATCGACATGACCGTCAAGCTGACTCAGAAGACTAGGGACTCTAAGACCACTCTCGTCCAGTGGAATATCAACTCGGTAAAGCACAAACTGGTCCAACCTTCGTCGAGTGAACACACGGCTGAGAGCTTCATGGTTCCGCAGGGAAAACACCACTTTGAACTGGCGGGGTTCCTAGACTCGACGATTCCAGAGTCAATCGAGATAACCAAGAAACAACCCCTTTCAAAGGTGAGACTGCTGGGCCAAAAGAAATCTGCCAATGATGGAAAGAACAAACCTCCTGCTCTGTATGTTGTCTATAGAATGGAAATAAGCtggaggaaaaagaagcAACTGAACCCTTTGGGTAAGCCAGTTGAACATTTTCATTCTATTCCTTTCTACTTCAGAAGACAACCTATTGAGCAGCTGTCTATGCCTATTGTCTTGTCGTCAGCATGGGCTCAGAAGGCTGACACCACCTATCTTTTCTCAGCGAAAACAATCTCGTTCGATGACACTATCAGGGCCAACATTTCTATCTCACCTCTCGTCAAGTCACTGAGACTCACAAGTGTACACTTTTCAATCATCGAAAACGAGGGGGATCCTGTCAGAGTGTACAACGTCTACTGCCAACATTACATGACGCCTGATCTGCTTGAACAGCATGAAAACGAactcaaggagattgaagagagcggctacgagtacaaacAACACTTTCTGGACACATGTTGCAAGGGAAATCTTCTCGACTACGGCTCAGACCACACAGATCTAAACTACAAGTTTTCGCTGAGGAAATTCACAGACCACATCAACCCAACCACAAAGACAAGCCATCCAGCGCCCACCTCACACTCTCTCCAGAGCACGCTGAGATTCTCGTTACTGGAGACCCAAGGTAACATTAAGAGAAGACGATTCTTCGACCATAATATCAGCACTCCTGTGACGATCTTCCATCGAGAAAACGCTCTAAGCAACGACACTGATCCAAGTTTGCCATTGCCAGTACGATCCGTGGCCTCCTTACCTGAGAAGCAACCACCACTACCGGCTTACGAGAGCTAG